The genomic region ACGCTTGATATGCCGAAAACGACAGGCACCTGTACATCCTGATTATACCGACGATGACAGGAAAACCTGTGAAGCCATAGCTTCAAGCACCATCTGGAAAGAAAGTTCTTTGGTCATAGCCTACCTGCCGATGCCGACAGAAACAGATATCACACCTTTATTAGATCTTGCAATTAAAGAAAAGCGGTTGCTCGCAGTCCCCATTACTGATAAGAACACAACAGGAATCATGCATTTCAGGCTATTGGAAACAAACTGGAGAAAAACAATTGGAAAAGGGCCATGGAACCTTCAGGAACCTCGTATCACAGAAACCAGGGCAATAGATGTCTGGAGCCAACAAGGCAATATTATCGTATTGGTCCCTTCCCTGGGAATTGATCGATATGGGAACAGGCTTGGACATGGGGGGGGATATTATGACAGGTTCCTTGCGATGAAAACCCCTGCTACCAGTACTGTCGCCCCATGCAGGGATTATCAACTTATAGAAGACTTCAAACCTGACAAGACAGACTGCAGGATTGATTTTCTTGCCACTGCAAACGGCTTCAAAAAGACTGACGTGCCAATTCTCTAAGTAAATCCTCACTCCGTTTCGGTTCAAAACCCGGGGCAAAGAGTGACAATACTTCCTTACGGATATCTGTGTCCCTGACATTACGCAGAATTGTAGCCAAGGCTTTTATATACTGTACCTGTATGCCAGGTGATGAAGCAATGACAAAGAGAATATGGACAGGCAATCCATCCTTTGCAGCAAACTCAACGCCATTTGCACTGATGCCAAGCCCTATCCTCACTTTGTCGATAGGAGGAATCTTGCCGTGGGCAATGGCTACTCCATGTCCGATTCCGGTCGTATCTATCAGTTCCCGTCGATGCACGGCTCTTCTGAAGCGCTCTTTATCCTTCAGTTCATTAAAAATGGTACAGCCATCTATTACTTCATCAATTGCCTTGAACTTATCGACTTCACAAATTGGACAAGCGGCAAATCCGAACAACAAATCCTTATTCATCTACTATACTTTCCAATGAAAATTCTCCGATAACAGATTATGGAAGGCAAAGGGTCCCACATGTGCCTTGTTCCCCTCTGAGACCAATATATCAGAATAACCTTCCAATAGCAAGAAACCGGCTATTTGCTGCAATATGTCCCATAAATCTCTGCAATAAGGCGAACACCATCCTCTACTTCCTTGTCAGGGCCCGCATAATTAAGACGAAGACATTTGTCAAAATGAGGGTGAGGATAAGGCAAACCATGTTTCTGGTCCTCATGTCCAAAGAAAGAATACTCTCCCGGTACGGTAATGACTCCATGATCCTTGAGCACCTTATAGAACTCTTTGGTCGGAATGGAAAGATCTGGTAAACAAAGCCA from Spirochaetia bacterium harbors:
- a CDS encoding 5-formyltetrahydrofolate cyclo-ligase; the encoded protein is MLSKKEARLICRKRQAPVHPDYTDDDRKTCEAIASSTIWKESSLVIAYLPMPTETDITPLLDLAIKEKRLLAVPITDKNTTGIMHFRLLETNWRKTIGKGPWNLQEPRITETRAIDVWSQQGNIIVLVPSLGIDRYGNRLGHGGGYYDRFLAMKTPATSTVAPCRDYQLIEDFKPDKTDCRIDFLATANGFKKTDVPIL
- a CDS encoding PTS sugar transporter subunit IIA; this translates as MNKDLLFGFAACPICEVDKFKAIDEVIDGCTIFNELKDKERFRRAVHRRELIDTTGIGHGVAIAHGKIPPIDKVRIGLGISANGVEFAAKDGLPVHILFVIASSPGIQVQYIKALATILRNVRDTDIRKEVLSLFAPGFEPKRSEDLLRELARQSF